aagctttacacgaagcatctgttcagaagatgcttcaaaGTGACTGAAGGTAGTCAACTTACCAtccatgaattttggaaggggcatttagacatcgttcaatgcctgaaaaTGATCTACACAGCTTGCAATGAGGTTTCACggcacaccttgaactcctcatagaagaaactgtggccacctgttgtagcagaacgagactttgaaggtttcaatccatcaaccgaagacgaggccattgATGATCCAGCCCCTGAGGgtaatgttgaggaaataatttcaatcgggaggtccatggagACTGTTGTCAATGAGACTGAAGTCCATAACTTTATCGAGGAGCACAgtgaggagcttacgactgaagacttaaaggagttggaggcaatgcagttgacgatcaatcaagaagagcacagctctagtggtggcgaggaccgggggggagactgaagaaacgccATTGTCAAAAATAAGGGAAgatatcggttggtatgaaaaccttaagactttcattgaaaagaaacaccctgaaaaacttcacacaagtagtcttatgcagagtgttaatgacatgtgtatgagtcattttagaaaaatGTTGAGGAATCGttagaaacaggcttctttggatagatatttctccataAGGGAAGTGTCAGATAGCAAACACGATATTAGTGaatctatcaaaaaagctaaaaaaaagtgtaattctttaagttctagaaaaaaaaaatcatgaaaaagtttcagaagacaaaaataataaaaaaagcatttttaattctaAGTGTTTAATAGCGAGATTAACTtgttattaagtgtacataacataattagcaatacgtttttatatctaccgtctcctccctcctttgcctccacccactaccagctcaagtcacgtcactacaaaggtaaataagatttcatttttcctttacagtactgtagagtatttaatttttatttatcttgtATATGTTAGTTAATTATATACTTTAcagtgcatgtatattatataaaagtatagtGTAGTACAGTTCTTactgtactactgtattgtattttgttacatactaattttcaatgtttttaccagaggtttttcacgcattagctaatctattacccgccatacgatattttcaccatacgataccaactccagaatGGATCAATGTCGTATGAtgggggcctactgtatatatatatatatatatatatatatatatatatatatatatatatatatatatatatatatatatatatatatatatatatatatatatatatatatataattacatttaaaaacatatatgtatttatagctgtagatatatatatatatatatatatatatatatatatatatatatatatatatatatatatatatatatatatatatatatatatatatatatatatatacacacacacacacacacacacacatatatatatatatatatatatatatatatatatatatatatatatgtatatatatatatatatatatatatatatatatatatatatatatatatatatatatatatatatgtgtgtgtgtgtgtgtgtgtgtgtgtgtgtgtgtgtgtgtgtgagtgtgtgtgtattatatatatatatatatatatatatatatatatatatatatatatatatatatatatatatatatatatatatatatatatatatatatatataaataaatatatatatatatatatatatatatatatatatatatatatatatatatatatatatatatatatatatgcatatatatatatatatatatatatatatatatatatatatatatatatatatatatatatatatatatatatatatatatatatatatatatatatatataggtaattatatatttatatatatgtgattatatatatatatatatatatatatatatatatatatatatatatatatatatatatatatatatatatatatatatatatatatctaattatatatttatatatatatatatatatatatatatatatatatatatatatatatatatatatatatatatatatatatatatatatatatatatatatatatattgcatatgccgCCATGGATCGAAGTGTCTTCCGTATATGAAAGACTAGACTGGGCAATTGTACACTTCCTCCAGCAGTGTGGAGCATGGGCAGAGGGAGTAGTGTTTCAGGATCCTGTACACAGACGACTATAGTACTATACGATGTTGTGATGCTGTGTAGTGACTATGTTAATCTTGAAATCTGGAATTAAGACAGAAGTTGATAATGTTCGACTAACATAGTAGCAAAGACGAATCTGTCACTGGTTAGTATTTTCAGTAACATAGTTGTTTCTGCTAATTTTGGGAAGCAAAAGGATTTCTTTACTTTATGATGAAAGCAGTATATCAAAACCATATTTTAAGTTATAGGAAACCGACTAAGGATTTCcaaatttcttattttctataaTCTACTTCGTAAGATAAGATGAGAGGATAATAATTTATTAACAGTATTGGTACTATATAGAACTGGAGTGTGTAAAGGAATTTCCTTTTCTCgggtgatgataaagatgatgatgacaattatTAACTGGGCCGGATTGAAAAAAGAAACAGTGCAGTCGAATTGCCTGAAGAATACCATTTGCCGCAGAACTCTGCTATGGTAGTAAGTTGACAGGGAGCCAGACACCTGATGAGATAATTCCGCTAGAGTGCTATTGGGTTCCTTGTCTGGCCAATCAGTAATTCATTGGAGCCCACTCTctagttacagcttatttttccttttgcctacgtaTATAAAAAAGTATGTCCTATTCTTTGCACACTGTCTTCTGTCGTCagtcacttgacaacactgaaattaccaaaatatTGTTCTTCACTAAGGAGATTAATTATTGCACTATGTCTGTTTGGTGGCTAATTTCCTCCTAGTAAggttaaaagagactttttagccatggtaaTTAGGTCATCTAAGGAAAAgtcactcgaaaatcaaaccattgttctctagtcttggtagtgccatagcctgtgtgtaccatggtcttccactgtcttagatgcCAGttcactttcttgagggtacgtcTGGTCACCTTATTCTAtgttattattttcttcctttgtttcttaaattttatttttagcaGGCTTATTAGTAGGGGCTACGGATGCCTGGTGGttaatcaagaggttgtcttttctttaaCTGTTTGTTTAActttttaaaaccatccttactttcCTCCCTCAGTTAAAGCGGCTACCAGAGAttttggtccaggatacttgtatgggaATGTATAAAGATAAAAACCCACTATGTTCGATAATCAGTTTATGTACTACACTCACCTTCCAACTATCGAAAAGACTTAAAACAATCCTTACTTTATATGTACTTTTTGAATACAGCGTGGCCTCATCCACTGAGTTCCTGAATACTCAATAGAAATGTTATAGTAATGGCATCATGACTTCCCTGAATGTGGAATCCCACTTCACAAAGGTTCCTGTGGGGGAAGTCATTGACCTGATCTTGGAGATAGCCTACAGGGACCCATATACCCCTATCTAGAATATCTTTGTGAAGCCCCTTCACACCCTTCAATACATATGTACTAATAGGACCCCTTTTACCGCCCACCTTGTCCATATTTACACCCAGATGGTGCTGGGCTCACCTCTTGGTGTGCTCCTCTTGAAGTACTATATGGGTGTTGTCCAGACGTTTACATGAGGTATGTAGTTAAATCCTTCGTAACGTCACCCGCCGCTCAGGACATTGAAACACTTTGTAGGACGTTTGAGAAGTGTAGTTTCTCTAGTTTACGATGGAAAGCAGCAATAACAGAGATATGATTTTCCTTGATGTACTCATCTCTCCTAATACTGCCATACTGGGCACCACCGTCTATACTAAACAAACGTAACTTTGGCTTACTCCTGAATGCGGCTAGCCATTGCCCTGCCAAGtacaaggccttctccatcaaagcCTATATATGCAAGACCATCTCATAGTTCTTCTCTTGTGCTGACAATCATGCAGAAATTGAAAGTATCAAGGGGTAAACAAGGACAAGCCACAGCATGAGTATACACACTGGAATATTATGCATAAAGACCACCTGAAGGACGAGAAAGCTATGGGGATATAGCCAGAAACAATATCTCCCCTATTGGATGAAAAAAGAGAGATTGAACAACCGATCCACTATCAAACCGAAAAGACTAAGTCTCTCAGGATGAGAAAATAGCCCTAATCTGCCGATATATGACTTTCTTAGATGGATCAATGTAGTTTACTCAAACCTCTGCCCTGTTAAGAGATGCCCTTGAAATTACATATCGATGGCTACTATGCAACTGTTTGAGTAACTGTATtaccacgtccagcaaggtgccattaaccctggataggtacgctcctcggacaccccttttagggtatactcggacgcgcgggaccccgacgccaaaaagaattcttgaaaaatcagtttttgcagtaacctccttttttcttttgccaaaaaaaacttcaatgaatgcttaaaacaactgtaaagataaatactactcatctgcagaaaaactatttattataaatattttaaaaaattaagtagaaaaaaaagaccttacataaaaattcataaaaaaagtttataaatatatacacaaatcattttaggaattgattcttgaatgtttaggacacatcttgatgtattttggatgaagtcagacccatggaggtgaagatctgaaatgagaaaaaaaggttaactttttttggccaaaaaaatttgtccaaatttcatgaattttgttgggtacccaaatgaaataggaagtggctaatttttttagggaataaacatatgttatcctaaaatagaaatatgtaaaaaaaaatcttcattattttgtaaattacatttatatcaggggccatatctaaaggtaattttttgagtacttagaaatttcgtaaaaaactacatatatttaatatataatatgatatttatgcaggtaaaaatataccaaaatatcacaaattctatagggaacaagaatatatatagatagggcaacttacgcttcggatatgtccacaaaatggccgccaaccacactgactcagactccctaatctgccacttgaaatgtaggaagggtatgtcaatttcaaggtgttatttactaatctaattattcttggatatgcataaaaattgtatggtgggttgctggataattgtcgattatattacgactataaaattcaaattctgacccccaaaatttttttttgatgggatataaaatcgaaaaaaaatgtaaaacaatataatattttagctaaaaaaaattgatgatattcaatcaaaaaagaagtaaacaaaattttccgacaaaaaaacatctagaggaatcattactctgtgatagttccttagtacgtagtaattttgaaagaaatgggaaaaaacgaaaaagtggcaatcaccggaaaatcgaacacatacctatatatacgccatatctggctaaaaagaagataggcatgggtagccagatcatctagaaacactttccaacactataaaaatacaagttttgcgacactacttgctaattccttacggtaacatgactaagcaaaaaaatgcaaaacaaataaaaaggggcactcggcgaaaaatggctaacattctaatatacggcatttcagaaaaaaaattcagccacgtgctaggcaaaccatcaaggcatattttccgacaaataaacatctaaatgaatcattactctgtgatagttccttagtacgtagtaattttgaaagaaatgggaaaaaacgaaaaaatggcaatcacaggaaaatcgaacatatacctatatatacgccatatctggctaaaaaaaaaaaaaataggcatgggtagccagatcatctagaaacactttccaacactataaaattaaaagttttgcgacactacttgccaattccttacggtaacatgactaagcataaaaatgcaaaacaaataaaaaggggcactcgcggaaaaatggccattctaatatacggcatttcagaaaaaaaaaatttcagccacgtgctaggcaaaccatcaaggcacattttccgacaaataaacatctaaatgaatcattactctgtgatagttccttagtacgtagtaattttgaaagaaatgagaaaaaacgaaaaaatggcaatcacaggaaaatcgaacacatacctatatatacgctatatctggctaaaaaaaataggtatgggtagccagatcatctagaaatactttccaacactataaaaatataagttttgcgacactacttgccaattctttacggtaacatgactaagcaaaaaaatgcaaaacaaataaaaaggggcactcacggaaaaatgcccaacattctaatatacggcatctcagataaaaaaaaaaaagacatgcaagtgttagcccaaccatcaaggcacactttctaacataaaaatgaaaaaaaatcaataatgtacggcaattccttactacgtagtaaatttttacaaatattaaaaaaaacagaaattagcaaccgcagttaaatacccaatataccaataactatgtcgtatctgacaaaaacaaagtcacgcatgggtagccagatcatctacgcacactttccaacactaaaaaagcaaaagttttacgacactatttggcaatatcttacggaaaaatgacttggcaaaagaattaaaaaaaatgaaagaggggcactcgcggtaaaatgcccaacattctaatatacggcatctcagataaaaaaaaagacatgcacgtgttagcccaaccatcaaggcacactttataacacataaacatgaaaaaaaaatcattaatatacggcaattccttactacgttgtaaatttttacaaatattgaaaaaaaactgaaattggtaaccgcagttaaatacccaatataccaataactacgtcgtatctgacaaaaacaaagtcacgcatgggtagccagatcatctagacacactttccaacactaaaaaagcaaaagttttacgacactatttggcaatatcttacggaaaaattacttggcaaaagaatgaaaaaaaattaaaaaggggcactcgcggtaaaatggtcctcgtggtgatgaacgacattttaactaaaaaaaaatcatgcacatcgtagccaaacaatccaccaagtctttccacaactgataacctatacaagttgcaccattctacgacaatttcataatacgtaataactttgataattatgcaaattaccttagaagggtaaactcggtcgcgctcgaccccgacgcgtctcagaaatcggggaaggagtacagctacagcaatgcacatctggacactactagagcgtgtaggcgagacacctactgcaggtcgatcacccacaaattcagtcacggtggtgagtcacgtgagaaaaacctttttttttgacgctcggggtcgcggacgacccaccataccgttccagggttaaagcatAGGGCCTCCAATCCCATAACATCAAATTGGAAGTGATTATTAAATAAACCATAATAACTGGCACCACCCCTTACAACAGAAGTGTGTAAATAATTGAAGTACTTTTTTTACAATGAAAGAAACTCCTTCCTAATACTAATAAATACAGGTTTTTCCTCCCCTTCTGCAGAAGGACATACATTCAAAGACCGAATACTGGCCCACTGAACACGAGAACCAAAAAATAAAATGACCCAAAGCATTGCCCAAACAGCATTACCACAACTGAGATCATGGCAAGTGCATCCGCCAACCATATTCTTGCCATCTGTGGACAGAATGGCAACTCATCACCTAGAAGAGAGTAGAACGGTAGCCATTCCAGGCAAGTGCCTCAGCTAATGATCATTTACTGCCCCACATATGTCACTATTTGCTTCGCCCCTGGCCCTGGAGATAGCCAACAAGAATTCGTCACCTCTTTCCACAGACAAGAGTTTCTTATATAAGGACATTGCCAGCACTAATTCGGccactccagcctgaggaaggCAGTTGATACCTGTCAAAATGTGCCGCTGTACACCGTATGTTTTTTACCTACTTTGTAAACTCTATAATAAACAATATTTAGACATACCTTGGATTTACCTACCCTATGATGAAGGATGATTTTTTCCTGTTACCGATAGAGTAGAGTAATGGTGAAAAGAAAATCATCAGATTTATTTAGATGATACATTACAAAATCAACGCTACTGAGACCACTATTATATTCAATGAGATAATGCCTTTATGGAAGTTCTACTACCAaagtaacaattataataacaacaaccacaataataataataataataataataataataataataataataataataataataataaaacagattcaACTTTATGTTCAAATTGTGGCCTTTTGGTGCTATCAATTAAAAAAGATTCAACTATATTTCATTGGTTATAGTCATTAAAATGGATTATTTTACATATTCCAGAATGGCAAATTCTATGTCTAAATTGTAGCCAAACCTAGGACAAGGTGTTATTAAGAGATCCCCTACAGAAGCCTATCTTAGGTTTGATTCATTTTCACAAATTCCTTTGTAAAATTTGCCGATATAGGAAAGTTTACCCTCTGAacggaaaagaaatacaattttacAACAAAAGAAACACTCTGGTAAAACCTAGGAACATATGAGCTGGGCTACCCTTATATCTACCTTTTTTGGCGTAgatgcaacatttcctcctttacttaaacaagatatCTGTCTCAGTTTCTGTCCAAAAGAAAGGCCTCCCTTCTGACTGATATGTTTGACATTAAGCACGGTAATGACAAACTtgatctttctcattcctgtttttctgaggctaaactaactactgtagtatattttttttcgatatcttgaaaaataaaactctcttgatggaccttcatACTCCTGGAGTGTAGATACAAAtggttttattcatttttatcaaaaaagattgcagatttcttatctcccaagatatatattatttcctgCAGGTTAGCAAGAAACTATTTGTAAAGcatttgttgaagaattggtaacaTTACTGCGTTATGTAATTCGATACGTGGTGGCTCAGGTCCAGCTGATTACTGCCTAAGTTCCATAACTCCTATTTCATCCAAAGTTTTACAACGTCTTTTGGTAATAACAATATACAGGTTTGCTTAAGATAATTGTTTGTTCCCaagtttcttattttccttttttaaaagcCCAGGAACATTTGCTggccttcttaaaatctccaaaattgtacagaaatcccttcattgtggtcgGCACGTTTGTATGATTTGCacttattttagtgctgcctttcatcGTATTAATCATAAGTCAGCTCTTTTCAAACTCATACAGTTGGGAgaaggtgggtcatttcttagcatctaTACTAAATTTTTAGATCATAGttttcaaagaattgttgttgatgggcacaatagtgattataaaaatatgatgttttgtgttcctcagggtagtgttcttagttcACTATTTTTCACACTATATGCACATGACAAGGGGTttgacctagaaaaaaaaaatgcgtttcatatgcagatggtgatacactctttgcatcaattccatcccctgaatgtcgaACTGGGATAGCTGAAGCCTTAACAGATATCTACCTGCAATTAGTACAAAGCACAAAATATGAGGCAAAAAATTCACTCATAAAAAAACTCAATATATAGTTGTAATTAtgtcgaggacagtagctccttAACATCAGGAACAGTGGCTCCTTTATATCCTTCTCTCAACATTGATAACGCTCCAATATTCAGACCCAATATTActtagtattctaaaagttttattctagttgtggCCAAGTTAtaaaatgatattcctaatcaggtagttgagtctGTAGAACTTAAAAAACTCAAACTTTCTgccaatggttttatgttgaacagtgacATAAGTatctttctatagtttacatatgaaacatctatttcaatgttgtcagtgttcttaaaatattgtattttgtttgttGATTACTACTCACATAGTTAAATTATTTCCTTTCCGAGTTAGCTTTCTCTTCGTAAGTGAGAGGCGGGGTGTATGCTACTAACTTTATTTTAACGGAGAGCATAGTTTATATGCAACAGGTTAAGGACAAAAAATTCACAAAAACTCTGGCTTAAACAGGTTGTGAAGTGCAGAGGAAGATATGCAATGATAAGAAAATACCTTTACAGTGTATGGGGGTGTTTTTAAACATGTGCAGTACTTGGCTCCACCAACTAAAAAAATACTGTAGGCTGGTCATATTATTTGAGATATACAGGTGGAGAGTGTCTTTTTTGTCACGCATGTTGAGTAAGGAAACTATCGGATTGCAGCAGATCACGCGAAAAGGGCCTGCGTAAGGGGGTGCTAGCAATGGATTGCTATTGTTAGACCACAAGAAAACAAGAATTACAGAGTTTAAATCTGCCGGTATGTGTTGCTTACCTGGTggcatgtaagtctggcggcatggagtgcattttcccacaacgtgatataGGCATTGGAGATTACTGGTGGAGGTtgcagataagaaaaaaaaaatcattgacaaTCACCAATGGGTTGCTATATACCATCTCAGCTGCTAAAACATCAAGGGTGTTTTAGGAGTGGTCAAAGTTCAAGTACGACTTGGGGAAGCTCAGTAAACAAGTAGGAGTAATTTCGGCACGACATCGATACtactttgaggatgcgatgaaaacgttcaaccatttcattgacTCTAGGG
This DNA window, taken from Palaemon carinicauda isolate YSFRI2023 chromosome 10, ASM3689809v2, whole genome shotgun sequence, encodes the following:
- the LOC137647971 gene encoding tigger transposable element-derived protein 1-like; this encodes MKERLLVFFKSNAKAWVTRTIFIEWINVCLGPAVKNYLQENDLPLKCLLVLDKAPAHPPGLEDIIHPDVSFIKVLYLPPKTTPLLQPMDQQVVANFRKLYTKHLFRRCFKKKLWPPVVAERDFEGFNPSTEDEAIDDPAPEGNVEEIISIGRSMETVVNETEVHNFIEEHSEELTTEDLKELEAMQLTINQEEHSSSGGEDRGGD